In Streptomyces nojiriensis, one genomic interval encodes:
- a CDS encoding metallophosphoesterase, producing MIVIAHLSDVHLDGDRRAADRTRAVMEYLDALPHDLDAVLVSGDIADHAEDAEYEEAAKLLRSRHPMVVCPGNHDERAAFRRGLLGEGSGSTGPVDQVLRGEGFVLAVCDSSVPGEHHGFLGESTLAWLDGVLTDTPPQVPVLVAFHHPPVPLQTPYVDEIRQFGEERLAALVERHPHLTAFLCGHAHTAAATTFAGRPVLVAPGVVSTLRLPWEAPTGSSEHVHLDEPPAVAFHVLGDDGRLTTHYRVVAARR from the coding sequence GTGATCGTGATCGCCCACCTCAGCGACGTCCATCTCGACGGTGACCGGCGCGCGGCCGACCGCACCCGCGCCGTCATGGAGTATCTCGACGCCCTTCCCCACGACTTGGACGCCGTACTCGTGAGCGGGGACATAGCCGACCACGCCGAGGACGCCGAGTACGAGGAGGCCGCGAAACTGCTGCGCTCGCGCCACCCCATGGTGGTCTGCCCCGGCAACCACGACGAGCGCGCCGCCTTCCGCCGCGGCCTGCTGGGGGAGGGGTCCGGCTCCACCGGGCCCGTCGACCAGGTGCTGCGCGGCGAGGGCTTCGTCCTCGCCGTGTGCGACTCGTCCGTTCCCGGCGAGCACCACGGCTTCCTGGGGGAGTCCACCCTGGCCTGGCTGGACGGCGTACTGACCGACACCCCGCCGCAGGTCCCGGTCCTGGTCGCCTTCCACCACCCGCCGGTGCCGCTGCAGACCCCGTACGTGGACGAGATCCGCCAGTTCGGGGAGGAGCGGCTGGCCGCCCTCGTCGAGCGCCACCCGCACCTGACCGCTTTCCTGTGCGGGCACGCGCACACCGCCGCGGCCACCACCTTCGCGGGCCGGCCGGTGCTGGTCGCGCCCGGGGTGGTCTCCACGCTCCGGCTGCCGTGGGAGGCGCCGACCGGGTCCTCCGAGCACGTGCACCTCGACGAGCCGCCGGCCGTGGCCTTCCACGTGCTCGGTGACGACGGCCGGCTGACGACCCACTACCGAGTGGTCGCCGCCCGCCGGTAG
- a CDS encoding DUF2087 domain-containing protein → MSQSPEHQSSQSADATAAASDPRPRPRPRPPRRDVHDLFSGGRLTVIPRKVARHEQLLAHLTETLFAVDREYTEPEVNDALRTVHEDCSALRRYLITSGRLTRTPDGRTYRRAATTR, encoded by the coding sequence ATGTCCCAGAGCCCCGAGCACCAGTCGTCGCAGTCCGCCGACGCCACCGCCGCCGCCTCCGACCCGCGCCCGCGCCCGCGCCCGCGCCCGCCACGACGGGACGTCCACGACCTCTTCTCCGGCGGCCGCCTCACCGTGATCCCGCGCAAGGTCGCCCGGCACGAGCAGTTGCTCGCCCACCTCACGGAGACCCTGTTCGCGGTGGACCGGGAGTACACGGAGCCCGAGGTGAACGACGCGCTGCGCACCGTGCACGAGGACTGCTCGGCGCTGCGGCGCTATCTGATCACCTCGGGCCGCCTCACGCGGACCCCTGACGGACGTACCTACCGGCGGGCGGCGACCACTCGGTAG
- a CDS encoding TetR/AcrR family transcriptional regulator, producing the protein MPKQQRGEATVEQVLDAALGLYASSGEAGLTLGAITSASGVSSGSIYHHFGSLDGVVAALALGALEQLLKELGTALLQAADARSGIRAVVLAYLDFVQARPDAARLIHSVTADRLGMAHAREIRDTQEARLTPITLWIHAHQESGELAALSAPLIESLAMGPVVAVVRRWLTVGDVDLEEAARELPDHIWRSVGK; encoded by the coding sequence ATGCCGAAGCAACAACGCGGCGAAGCCACTGTCGAACAGGTACTGGACGCGGCGCTGGGCCTCTACGCCTCGTCCGGGGAAGCGGGTCTCACCCTCGGAGCCATCACCAGCGCCAGCGGGGTCAGTTCCGGCAGCATCTACCACCACTTCGGCAGCCTGGACGGGGTGGTCGCCGCACTCGCGCTGGGGGCCCTGGAGCAGCTCCTGAAGGAACTGGGGACAGCGCTGCTCCAGGCGGCCGACGCCCGCTCCGGCATCCGGGCCGTCGTCCTGGCCTACCTGGACTTCGTACAGGCCCGTCCCGACGCGGCCCGCCTCATCCACTCCGTCACCGCGGACCGCCTGGGCATGGCCCATGCGCGCGAGATCCGTGACACCCAGGAGGCCCGGCTGACGCCGATCACCCTCTGGATCCACGCGCACCAGGAATCGGGCGAACTCGCCGCACTCTCCGCCCCTTTGATCGAATCCCTCGCGATGGGCCCGGTGGTCGCCGTCGTCCGGCGCTGGCTCACCGTGGGAGACGTCGACCTGGAGGAGGCCGCCCGCGAACTGCCCGACCACATCTGGCGGTCGGTCGGCAAGTGA
- a CDS encoding dihydrolipoyl dehydrogenase family protein yields the protein MSEAVEYDVVVLGGGPAGENIVDRTRAAGLSTALVESELVGGECSYWACVPSKALLRPALARADARRVPGLAGAVQGPLDTAAVLAHRNYWTGDWKDQGQIDWIDSIGAHVYRGHGRLYGVRKVAVTSPEGEHHILSARHAVVVATGTRAVIPDLPGIAGARPWTSREATSAQEAPGRLLIVGGSVVAAEMATAWQALGSQVTVLARGSGLLPRMEPFAGELVADALREAGAVVRTGVSVEAVVRDGSTGPVSVVLEGGETLEGDELLMATGRAPRTEDIGLDTVGLPAGRWIDVDDTCRVPGHDWLYAVGDVNHRVLLTHQGKYQARIAGAVIAARAAGTPLDTAPWGAHTPTADTRALPQAVFTDPEAAAVGLTLAEAERAGHRVRAVDYDMSKVSGAGLYADGYTGRARMIVDLDREVLLGVTFVGPGAAEMIHAATIAVAGEVPIQRLWHAVPSFPTISEVWLRLLETYRG from the coding sequence GTGTCGGAAGCGGTGGAGTACGACGTGGTGGTCCTCGGTGGAGGCCCGGCCGGTGAGAACATCGTCGACCGGACCCGCGCCGCCGGGCTCAGTACGGCGCTCGTCGAGAGCGAACTGGTGGGCGGCGAGTGCTCGTACTGGGCCTGCGTACCGAGCAAGGCGCTCCTGCGCCCGGCGCTGGCCCGGGCCGACGCCCGCCGGGTGCCGGGCCTGGCCGGCGCGGTCCAGGGCCCCCTGGACACGGCGGCGGTGCTCGCGCACCGCAACTACTGGACCGGCGACTGGAAGGACCAGGGCCAGATCGACTGGATCGACTCGATCGGCGCCCACGTCTACCGGGGCCACGGCCGGCTCTACGGGGTCCGCAAGGTCGCCGTCACCAGCCCCGAGGGCGAGCACCACATCCTCTCGGCCCGGCACGCGGTGGTCGTCGCCACCGGCACCCGGGCGGTGATCCCGGACCTCCCGGGGATCGCCGGGGCCCGCCCCTGGACCAGCCGTGAGGCGACCTCCGCGCAGGAGGCCCCCGGCCGGCTGCTGATCGTGGGCGGGTCGGTCGTGGCCGCCGAGATGGCCACCGCCTGGCAGGCCCTCGGCTCGCAGGTCACCGTTCTCGCACGCGGCTCCGGGCTGCTGCCGCGGATGGAGCCCTTCGCGGGGGAGCTGGTCGCCGACGCGCTGCGCGAGGCCGGGGCCGTGGTCCGTACGGGGGTCTCGGTCGAGGCGGTCGTACGGGACGGCTCGACGGGCCCGGTCAGCGTGGTCCTGGAGGGCGGCGAGACGCTGGAGGGCGACGAGCTGCTGATGGCGACCGGCCGGGCGCCGCGGACCGAGGACATCGGGCTGGACACCGTCGGCCTGCCCGCCGGCCGGTGGATCGACGTGGACGACACCTGCCGGGTGCCCGGGCACGACTGGCTCTACGCCGTCGGGGACGTCAACCACCGCGTGCTCCTCACCCACCAGGGCAAGTACCAGGCGCGGATCGCGGGCGCCGTGATCGCCGCCCGCGCGGCCGGCACCCCGCTGGACACCGCGCCCTGGGGCGCGCACACGCCGACCGCCGACACCCGCGCCCTCCCGCAGGCGGTCTTCACCGATCCGGAGGCCGCCGCCGTCGGCCTGACCCTGGCCGAGGCCGAACGGGCCGGGCACCGGGTGCGCGCGGTCGACTACGACATGTCCAAGGTCTCGGGCGCCGGTCTGTACGCCGACGGCTACACGGGCCGGGCCCGAATGATCGTGGACCTCGACCGCGAGGTCCTCCTCGGGGTGACCTTCGTCGGTCCCGGCGCGGCGGAGATGATCCACGCGGCCACCATCGCGGTCGCGGGGGAGGTCCCGATCCAGCGTCTGTGGCATGCGGTGCCGTCGTTCCCGACCATCAGCGAGGTCTGGCTGCGGCTGCTGGAGACCTACCGGGGGTGA
- a CDS encoding DUF6114 domain-containing protein: protein MLLNLLRRWRRWRRSRPFWGGLFAVLAGSWICVLPLAPLKIMLQQGVAGIPSVLMGVVMIVLGLTAWFSPPQRSLAGVLTTLIATAALVLSNLGGFLIGTLLGILGGGLMFAWQPRAARRTDNADNADKAEEAESVVAAPPPPTPHHDPQGAQP from the coding sequence ATGCTTCTGAACCTGTTGCGGCGCTGGCGGCGGTGGCGGCGCAGCAGGCCTTTCTGGGGAGGGCTGTTCGCGGTCCTGGCCGGGTCGTGGATCTGCGTCCTGCCGCTGGCACCGCTGAAGATCATGCTCCAGCAGGGGGTGGCAGGGATCCCGTCCGTCCTGATGGGCGTCGTGATGATCGTGCTCGGGCTCACCGCCTGGTTCTCTCCCCCTCAGCGTTCTCTCGCGGGTGTCCTCACCACCCTGATCGCCACCGCCGCTCTGGTCCTGTCGAACCTCGGCGGGTTCCTGATCGGCACCCTGCTCGGCATCCTCGGCGGCGGCCTGATGTTCGCCTGGCAGCCGCGCGCCGCCCGGCGTACCGACAACGCCGACAACGCCGACAAGGCCGAAGAAGCGGAGTCCGTCGTGGCCGCACCCCCTCCCCCCACCCCGCACCACGATCCCCAAGGAGCACAGCCATGA